A single region of the Lycium barbarum isolate Lr01 chromosome 2, ASM1917538v2, whole genome shotgun sequence genome encodes:
- the LOC132624621 gene encoding aluminum-activated malate transporter 8-like: protein MDIDSTNQENVGVFTKWCNKLNDFPRKSKKKVGEIAKNTKQIGSDDPRKVWHAFKVGLALSLVSLFYYTNPLFDNFDQPAMWAILTVVVVFEFSAGATISKSINRGFGTALAGALGLGAKYLAELIGKERPDPVVLEVLVFIVGVLGTFTRFYPHIKRRYDYGTMIFVLTFSLVAVSSYRTEDLFQLAHRRISTILIGVSTVMIISMFIRPVWAGDDLHKLGSTNLEKLASFLEGFGSAYFHNSEIESTEGTRNNEKGFLEGCSSVLGSKANEESLAKLAWWEPPHGYFRLGYPWKLYLKIGGRVRKCASHLRALSGHLNSRSQSPTEFERKTEEACKRMITESSKALKELALSIETMTQPFYCIIHIRNARNAIDDLKQTLGTSKIFFRHDESRVMDFFPSASVVSILVDVVKCIDEIYEAVEELSVKARFVRPRRRERRRRDLCSTEAAVERSPPPPPRSRGSQILHRGIVNPIMEDDDLEGDDFVTIEIGDNVESRERVVVEEEEENRVNNPINASKGECVVIGIRGSTKTAIVEEKKGEFTNLADIKFYDSNTQILKSALVTATAIVEETKLGDSTLFFEPNAIGVKYAGRRGLSEIEYCK, encoded by the exons ATGGATATTGATTCAACAAATCAAGAAAATGTTGGTGTTTTCACCAAGTGGTGCAACAAGCTCAATGATTTTCCAAGAAAGTCTAAAAAGAAAGTTGGAGAAATTGCTAAGAACACAAAGCAAATTGGCAGTGATGATCCAAGAAAAGTTTGGCATGCATTTAAAGTGGGACTAGCTCTTAGCTTAGTCTCATTGTTCTACTATACAAATCCACTATTTGATAACTTTGATCAACCAGCAATGTGGGCTATCCTCACTGTAGTTGTCGTTTTTGAATTCAGTGCTG gTGCAACTATATCAAAGAGCATCAACAGAGGATTTGGCACAGCACTAGCTGGTGCATTGGGTCTTGGAGCTAAATATTTAGCTGAATTGATCGGGAAAGAACGGCCAGATCCTGTAGTTCTTGAGGTTTTGGTCTTCATTGTAG GTGTTTTAGGTACATTTACCAGATTTTACCCCCATATTAAGAGGAGATATGACTATGGAACCATGATATTTGTCTTGACCTTCAGCTTGGTTGCTGTCTCCAGTTACCGGACTGAGGATCTTTTTCAGTTGGCTCACCGCCGGATATCCACCATTCTTATCGGCGTCTCGACTGTCATGATCATCTCCATGTTTATTCGTCCTGTGTGGGCTGGAGACGATCTTCATAAGCTTGGTAGTACAAATCTTGAAAAATTAGCAAGCTTCTTGGAAG GTTTTGGAAGTGCATATTTTCACAATTCTGAAATAGAGAGTACTGAAGGTACCAGGAACAATGAAAAGGGATTTCTTGAAGGCTGTTCAAGTGTTCTTGGTTCAAAGGCCAATGAGGAATCTTTG GCAAAATTAGCATGGTGGGAGCCCCCTCATGGATATTTCAGGCTCGGTTATCCATGGAAACTATACTTGAAGATTGGTGGCCGTGTTAGAAAATGTGCTAGCCATCTTCGCGCTCTTAGTGGCCATTTAAACTCTAGATCTCAG TCACCAACCGAATTTGAGAGGAAAACAGAAGAAGCATGCAAAAGAATGATCACGGAATCTAGCAAAGCCTTGAAGGAACTTGCTTTGTCCATTGAAACCATGACACAACCTTTTTATTGCATAATCCACATTCGTAATGCAAGAAATGCCATTGATGACCTAAAACAAACACTAGGCACCTCAAAAATCTTCTTCCGACACGACGAATCGCGCGTCATGGACTTCTTTCCGTCCGCATCCGTCGTGTCAATACTCGTCGATGTCGTTAAGTGCATCGACGAAATCTACGAGGCCGTAGAGGAGCTTTCGGTCAAAGCACGTTTCGTGAGGCCTAGAAGGAGAGAGAGGAGGAGGAGAGATTTGTGTTCGACCGAAGCGGCCGTGGAGAGATCGCCCCCACCGCCACCTCGGTCGCGCGGGTCGCAGATACTGCACCGTGGGATCGTGAATCCTATCATGGAGGATGATGACTTGGAGGGAGATGATTTTGTTACGATCGAGATAGGTGACAATGTAGAATCAAGAGAGAGAGTGGTAGTGGAGGAAGAAGAGGAGAATCGAGTGAATAATCCAATAAATGCCAGTAAGGGAGAATGTGTTGTTATTGGGATACGTGGAAGCACTAAAACTGCAATAGTGGAAGAGAAGAAAGGAGAATTTACAAACTTAGCCGATATAAAATTTTATGACAGCAACACTCAAATTCTCAAATCCGCATTGGTGACTGCGACAGCAATAGTGGAAGAGACAAAGTTGGGTGATAGCACTTTATTTTTTGAACCAAATGCGATTGGGGTGAAATACGCAGGGAGAAGAGGATTATCGGAAATAGAGTATTGTAAATAA